In Rutidosis leptorrhynchoides isolate AG116_Rl617_1_P2 chromosome 2, CSIRO_AGI_Rlap_v1, whole genome shotgun sequence, one genomic interval encodes:
- the LOC139889326 gene encoding UPF0481 protein At3g47200-like: MAAVNNPSFKVEVGEEYYPYPSHVSAPNLVFVKLSGKDKYKVWKTQMLCFLTSQNMVGFINGIFVNPERNVKKKGGDMEAWVRSDALVKSWILGTISEEAAMNVVDHLTSKLPTAELTAKDVWEELQRIYDPQAIQEASGNTTEETELTSLMANGDTDTLKILLGRLERGRNRGTLNPPTICVVPSSLRDVSPRSFTPLVVSIGPLHKDEEKTKGFEVVKERYLHDLLQRAISPPEQVLYRCVEKVKASINEIRASYAVIIPFSDTELANMMVIDACFILEFCLKDHEEEYVYKKLNEPLPRTLRNVIGNDLILMENQIPFFVLQDMYDCTRGFLTPPVTILLNFILYEYVIHLRYNLHNNKKFPYAGADNESAHDHILSYLHRCYKPVNTTPSKPTAGTETTTRGKELAMRIKSSLSACFSWFRGKPTLLVPTLHISDSTEQILRNLIAYEYSFPKVHNYFTSYATALHSIVEDEEDVATLVELNVLVNHLALHKEAANMLQAIRKLCMIDFSSHQDLMQLTNYYNSSWLRNVRRLRSTYFSSPWSAIALVAGIILFSLTIVQTVFTIKGPNT, from the exons ATGGCAGCCGTTAATAATCCAAGTTTCAAAGTAGAAGTTGGAGAAGAATATTATCCATACCCATCCCATGTGAGTGCCCCAAACCTTGTGTTTGTAAAGCTGAGTGGCAAAGACAAGTACAAAGTTTGGAAAACACAGATGTTATGTTTTTTAACCAGTCAAAATATGGTCGGTTTCATAAATGGTATATTCGTAAATCCTGAGAGAAATGTGAAGAAGAAAGGGGGAGACATGGAAGCATGGGTTAGATCTGATGCACTCGTCAAGAGTTGGATTCTTGGAACCATCTCTGAAGAAGCAGCCATGAACGTTGTTGATCATCTTACATCAAAACTTCCAACTGCAGAATTAACTGCAAAAGATGTTTGGGAAGAATTACAACGTATCTATGATCCTCAAGCTATTCAAGAAGCATCAG GGAATACTACAGAGGAAACAGAGTTAACATCTTTGATGGCAAATGGCGATACAGACACTCTCAAAATCCTTCTCGGTCGTTTAGAAAGAGGACGAAACCGTGGCACGCTAAATCCACCAACTATTTGTGTGGTTCCTAGCTCGTTAAGAGATGTTAGTCCAAGGTCTTTCACCCCTTTGGTGGTGTCTATAGGACCTCTGCACAAAGATGAGGAAAAAACGAAAGGATTTGAAGTGGTGAAAGAGCGTTATCTGCATGACCTATTGCAGCGTGCTATTTCACCGCCAGAGCAAGTACTATATCGATGTGTGGAAAAGGTGAAGGCTTCAATCAACGAAATTAGGGCATCGTATGCGGTTATAATTCCTTTTAGTGACACTGAACTTGCCAATATGATGGTGATAGATGCTTGTTTCATACTTGAATTCTGCCTCAAGGATCACGAAGAAGAATATGTTTATAAAAAGTTGAACGAGCCATTACCGCGGACATTACGCAATGTTATAGGAAATGATTTGATTTTAATGGAAAATCAAATCCCCTTTTTTGTCCTTCAGGATATGTACGACTGCACCCGTGGCTTCTTGACACCACCTGTTACTATACTTTTGAATTTTATTCTATATGAATATGTCATCCATTTGCgatataatttacataataataaaaagtttCCATACGCAGGCGCTGACAATGAGTCAGCTCATGATCATATTCTTAGTTATCTACACAGATGTTACAAGCCTGTGAATACTACGCCCTCGAAGCCGACAGCCGGAACAGAAACTACGACCCGCGGCAAAGAACTAGCCATGCGAATCAAATCATCTCTGTCTGCTTGTTTTTCCTGGTTTCGGGGTAAGCCTACTTTACTAGTCCCAACACTTCACATCAGCGACTCAACTGAGCAAATTTTGAGGAATTTAATTGCATATGAGTATTCCTTTCCTAAAGTTCATAACTACTTCACGTCATATGCAACTGCTCTTCATTCTAtagttgaagatgaagaagatgtagCAACATTGGTAGAACTAAATGTCCTTGTCAACCATCTAGCTTTACACAAAGAGGCTGCAAATATGCTCCAAGCAATAAGAAAACTATGCATGATAGATTTCAGTTCACATCAAGACCTGATGCAGTTGACAAACTACTACAACAGTTCTTGGCTAAGAAATGTTAGACGGTTGAGAAGTACATATTTTAGTAGTCCATGGAGTGCCATTGCACTAGTTGCTGGAATCATCCTATTTTCTCTCACAATAGTTCAGACTGTGTTTACCATCAAGGGCCCAAATACTTAG